The following coding sequences lie in one Portunus trituberculatus isolate SZX2019 chromosome 26, ASM1759143v1, whole genome shotgun sequence genomic window:
- the LOC123509123 gene encoding lysoplasmalogenase-like protein TMEM86A → MATPKQVLKSVGPKLMPFFKTVAIYFVLFIPSDQPSLLAMVIKCLPVVSLIAFVLLHGMSLGEEYAYSRRIVLGLVLSAVGDALLIWEELFVHGLTAFLGAQILYISAFGFTPFNVYVAAAVYSAMGLGISMLLPGTSGGLSVGMPIYTFFLMTMVWRAVARVQLFEELWTWTKLCSCVGGVLFAVSDAIIGVNAFVCRVPHSQALIMVTYYAAQLGISLSVVDSKASYLDALRATPAPAHSTTTTTTTTPTPTHAISLPKSRRRVRESECVSVS, encoded by the exons TTGAAGAGCGTGGGACCGAAGCTTATGCCGTTCTTtaagactgtggctatttatTTCGTGCTGTTCATTCCGTCTGATCAGCCTTCCCTGCTAGCGATGGTGATTAAATGCCTTCCTGTCGTGTCCCTCATCGCCTTCGTCCTCCTACACGGCATGAGTCTTGGGGAGGA ataCGCTTACTCCCGCCGTATCGTGCTGGGCCTGGTGTTATCAGCAGTGGGGGACGCTCTGCTGATCTGGGAGGAGCTGTTTGTACACGGGCTGACAGCGTTCCTAGGGGCGCAGATCCTATACATCTCTGCCTTTGGATTCACGCCTTTCAATGTCTATGTGGCGGCTGCTGTCTACTCTGCTATGGGGCTGG GTATAAGCATGCTTCTCCCAGGAACGTCAGGCGGGCTCAGCGTGGGAATGCCGATCTACACATTCTTTCTCATGACAATGGTGTGGCGGGCTGTGGCGAGGGTCCAGCTGTTTGAGGAGCTGTGGACGTGGACAAAGCTGTGTTCCTGTGTCGGTGGCGTGCTGTTTGCTGTGTCAGATGCCATAATTGGGGTTAACGCCTTCGTCTGCAGGGTTCCTCATTCGCAG gCCCTCATAATGGTGACCTACTACGCGGCCCAGCTCGGCATCTCTCTCAGCGTGGTGGACAGCAAAGCCAGTTATTTGGACGCCCTCAGAGCCACGCCCGCGCCcgcacactccaccaccaccaccaccaccaccacgcccacgcccacacatGCCATCTCTCTCCCGAAATCTCGTaggcgtgtgagagagagtgagtgtgtgagtgtgtcttag